A stretch of the Pseudomonas helvetica genome encodes the following:
- a CDS encoding response regulator transcription factor: protein MNKPTSAVKVLVVDDQPLIVEELCEFLESSGYRCVPCESSEQAIACFSEDVDIGLVLCDLHMPGLDGIQLVQELQRIAGKHRAFEAIMLTGRADKQDVIKALRAGIADYYQKPIDLDELLEGLQRQEVALQERQKSVQLGHLNQKLQDLSESIDDLYQDLDKVRRAPSVPSGGEVDREQMPAIFDQLSPRQLDVARLVGKGQTNYQIACELGITENTVKLYVSQVLRLTHMHNRTQLALALSPSGTGMRGRVTAH, encoded by the coding sequence GTGAACAAGCCTACCTCTGCGGTAAAAGTGCTGGTGGTCGACGATCAACCGCTGATCGTGGAAGAGCTTTGCGAGTTTCTTGAAAGCAGCGGTTACCGTTGCGTCCCTTGTGAGTCCAGCGAGCAAGCCATCGCGTGCTTCAGTGAAGATGTCGACATCGGTTTGGTCCTCTGTGATTTGCACATGCCCGGGCTCGACGGTATTCAGCTGGTTCAGGAGCTGCAACGCATCGCCGGCAAGCACCGGGCATTCGAAGCCATCATGCTCACCGGGCGTGCCGACAAACAGGATGTGATCAAGGCCCTGCGCGCCGGGATCGCCGACTACTACCAGAAACCGATTGACCTGGATGAGCTGCTGGAAGGTTTGCAGCGTCAGGAGGTCGCGCTTCAGGAACGGCAAAAGAGTGTGCAGTTGGGGCACTTGAATCAGAAGCTGCAAGACCTTTCCGAATCGATCGATGACCTTTATCAGGATCTTGATAAAGTTCGTCGTGCTCCGTCTGTGCCATCGGGTGGGGAGGTTGATCGGGAGCAGATGCCGGCGATCTTTGATCAGCTGTCGCCTCGACAATTGGATGTTGCGCGGTTGGTGGGCAAGGGGCAGACCAATTATCAGATTGCCTGTGAGTTGGGGATTACCGAGAACACGGTGAAGTTGTATGTGTCGCAGGTGTTGCGGTTGACGCATATGCATAATCGGACGCAGTTGGCGTTGGCTTTGTCGCCTAGTGGGACGGGGATGCGGGGGCGGGTTACGGCGCACTAG
- a CDS encoding DUF6124 family protein, giving the protein MIKETPNPPEHDDVSPYDSPDSKKLHDAAHRALDHYLKPTLSKLRFSDLHSDRLFAVNPGIDNESLLANASEDLASVKAMAADLAFEIEGSRRNVALGICRMIDGVRLLVDRALDNMDPEEPAEYVVKP; this is encoded by the coding sequence ATGATCAAAGAAACCCCTAATCCGCCCGAACACGACGACGTTTCCCCCTACGATTCTCCCGACTCAAAAAAGCTCCACGACGCTGCCCATCGCGCCCTCGATCATTACCTGAAACCGACCCTGTCGAAGCTACGTTTCAGCGATCTGCATTCGGACCGGTTGTTTGCGGTCAACCCGGGTATCGACAATGAAAGCCTGCTGGCGAACGCTTCCGAAGACCTGGCTTCGGTCAAGGCGATGGCTGCTGACCTGGCGTTCGAGATCGAAGGGTCTCGACGAAATGTGGCGCTAGGCATTTGCAGGATGATCGACGGAGTCCGGCTGCTGGTGGATCGAGCGCTGGACAATATGGACCCTGAAGAACCGGCGGAGTATGTCGTCAAACCCTAG
- a CDS encoding type II secretion system F family protein yields MALLVSALLFLGAIALVLGHLLEQRRRARHVTQRLQGHVVHDNAFGNWLRTLGNSRFGQRSLSIDSETQTLLARLGWRKSSERSLFAACQVGTPLLVLGLAVFFQQVFYPTAQNHWLAPLLGAGLGYLLPKRLLAYAVKRRQKNIAIEISTFIPLLRILFESGMAVEQSLRVLSSEAHQLLPELTSELRLILTRVDSGLELGQELHKTATLLAVDEFTDTSVILQQLIHQGGGAMKSLLALKQLLDDRRLTHQQEYISKMSAKMSVVMMLFLFPALLIVLAGPGFTAIGRAFGS; encoded by the coding sequence ATGGCCTTACTGGTGAGCGCCTTGCTGTTTCTCGGAGCCATAGCCCTGGTGCTCGGTCATCTGCTGGAACAGCGACGACGCGCGCGGCATGTCACCCAACGCCTGCAAGGGCATGTGGTGCACGACAATGCATTCGGCAACTGGCTGCGGACACTCGGCAACAGCCGGTTTGGCCAGCGCTCGCTCAGCATCGACAGCGAAACCCAGACCTTGCTCGCACGCCTGGGTTGGCGCAAATCCAGCGAGCGCTCGTTATTCGCCGCGTGCCAGGTCGGCACACCCCTGCTGGTGCTCGGGCTCGCGGTGTTCTTTCAACAGGTGTTCTACCCCACTGCGCAAAACCACTGGCTCGCGCCGTTACTGGGCGCCGGGCTGGGTTATCTCTTACCCAAACGGCTACTGGCCTATGCGGTAAAACGTCGGCAAAAAAACATTGCCATCGAGATCTCGACGTTCATTCCATTACTGCGAATTCTCTTCGAATCAGGCATGGCCGTAGAGCAGTCACTGCGTGTACTCAGCAGCGAGGCGCACCAACTGCTGCCGGAACTGACCAGTGAACTACGGCTGATCCTGACGCGGGTCGACTCCGGCCTGGAACTCGGCCAGGAACTGCACAAGACCGCAACACTGCTGGCGGTAGACGAATTCACCGACACCAGCGTGATCCTCCAGCAACTGATCCATCAGGGCGGTGGCGCCATGAAATCGCTGCTCGCGCTCAAGCAATTGCTCGACGACCGGCGCCTGACACACCAGCAGGAATACATCTCGAAAATGTCCGCCAAGATGTCCGTGGTGATGATGCTGTTTCTGTTTCCCGCCTTGCTGATCGTCTTGGCCGGCCCGGGGTTCACTGCTATTGGCCGGGCGTTTGGGTCTTAG
- a CDS encoding type II secretion system F family protein codes for MIGPILLSLMFLVLLGLSIWLFYQGLRKTSNERVLNRLAQGQPHLIVESPAWANLERTFVRAGLGRPTERLPMWLGGWACAGFLGFFLGGWVGLLVLLLLPPMALRLYIFWRYRRRLRRMIEQLPPLLDHTIRSLKSGRTLADAVMGAIDASANPLKRAMGRIQRNVQLGVNLPDAVHDFAEFYDQDELRMFALGLKVNHRYGGSASELLENLMKLIREREQGARQLRAMTGETRMTSWVLGALPVLIASYFMLTNPGYMLSMWHDPAGQHMLIAAVGLQIVGCLALRRMLRSV; via the coding sequence ATGATCGGTCCGATACTGCTCAGCCTGATGTTCCTCGTGTTGCTGGGACTGTCGATCTGGCTGTTCTATCAAGGCCTGCGCAAGACCAGCAACGAACGCGTGCTGAATCGCCTTGCTCAGGGCCAACCGCATCTGATCGTCGAAAGCCCGGCGTGGGCCAACCTTGAGCGGACCTTTGTGCGCGCAGGCCTGGGCCGCCCGACGGAGCGTCTGCCGATGTGGCTGGGCGGCTGGGCTTGCGCCGGGTTTCTCGGTTTTTTTCTGGGGGGCTGGGTGGGGCTGCTCGTCCTTTTGCTGCTGCCACCCATGGCGTTGCGCTTGTACATTTTCTGGCGTTATCGACGTCGCCTGAGACGAATGATTGAACAGTTACCGCCGTTGCTCGATCACACCATACGCAGTCTCAAATCCGGCCGTACCTTGGCCGACGCGGTGATGGGCGCCATCGACGCCAGCGCCAACCCGCTTAAAAGAGCAATGGGGCGAATTCAGCGTAACGTGCAATTGGGAGTCAACCTGCCCGACGCCGTGCACGATTTTGCCGAGTTTTACGACCAGGATGAACTGCGTATGTTTGCCCTCGGATTGAAGGTCAATCACCGTTACGGCGGCAGCGCCAGCGAGCTGCTGGAGAACCTGATGAAGCTGATTCGCGAACGCGAGCAAGGCGCCCGTCAGCTTCGGGCCATGACCGGCGAAACCCGAATGACCTCCTGGGTTCTGGGGGCCTTGCCCGTCCTTATCGCAAGTTACTTCATGCTAACCAACCCCGGTTACATGCTGAGCATGTGGCACGACCCTGCCGGCCAGCACATGCTGATTGCCGCGGTTGGCTTACAGATCGTCGGGTGCCTGGCGCTACGGCGCATGTTACGGAGTGTCTGA
- a CDS encoding CpaF family protein, with protein MSGEKLFGAQTQSPIGNTDHEGLKLVLHRYVIDAIEESGKNLLEGSRPLLAQFVTDKVAEYIARLHLAISRYEMERLAEEIVDELTGFGPLEVLLRDPAVTEILVNGPHRVFIERDGVLHQSDLRFIDAHHVERVMQRILAPLGRRLDESSPMVDARMPDGSRVNAIIPPIALDGPCLSIRKFRKDMLKSSDLMAMQTIDQAIFDFIEKAVGKRCNILISGGTGTGKTTLLNILSQLIDPHERLVTIEDVAELQLGHPHVVRLETRPPNAEGHGEVKASDLIRNALRMRPDRIILGEIRGVEVLDVLTAMNTGHDGSMSTVHANNAQDALLRLETLVGLTGRQIAERTLRQMICAALDVVIQLTRLPDGRRCVSEVVEVVGIREDIYVTNTLFRFDRRTGFGFLREAVNPAGDKLRHELALPLN; from the coding sequence ATGAGCGGTGAAAAACTCTTCGGTGCACAGACTCAAAGCCCGATCGGCAACACCGACCACGAGGGCCTGAAGCTGGTGCTGCATCGCTATGTCATCGATGCCATCGAAGAGTCGGGGAAAAACCTGCTGGAAGGTTCGCGCCCGCTCCTTGCGCAATTCGTCACCGACAAGGTCGCCGAATACATCGCCCGCTTGCACCTGGCGATTTCGCGCTACGAAATGGAGCGTCTGGCAGAAGAAATCGTCGACGAACTCACCGGTTTCGGTCCACTGGAAGTGCTGCTGCGCGACCCCGCCGTGACCGAAATCCTGGTCAACGGCCCTCACCGGGTGTTCATCGAACGTGACGGTGTATTGCACCAAAGCGACCTGCGATTCATCGACGCGCATCATGTCGAACGGGTCATGCAACGGATCCTCGCGCCACTCGGACGGCGTCTGGACGAGTCATCGCCGATGGTCGATGCGCGCATGCCGGACGGTAGCCGGGTCAATGCGATCATCCCGCCCATCGCGCTGGACGGGCCGTGCCTGTCGATTCGTAAATTTCGCAAGGACATGCTTAAAAGCAGCGACCTGATGGCGATGCAAACCATTGACCAGGCGATTTTCGACTTCATCGAAAAAGCCGTCGGCAAGCGCTGCAACATCCTCATCAGCGGCGGGACCGGCACCGGTAAAACCACGCTGCTGAACATCCTCAGTCAACTGATCGATCCTCACGAACGCCTGGTGACCATCGAAGATGTCGCCGAGCTGCAACTGGGCCACCCTCACGTCGTGCGCCTGGAAACCCGCCCGCCGAACGCCGAGGGCCACGGCGAAGTGAAAGCCAGTGACCTGATCCGCAACGCCCTGCGGATGCGCCCGGATCGAATCATCCTTGGCGAAATCCGTGGCGTTGAAGTGCTCGACGTACTGACCGCCATGAACACCGGTCACGACGGCTCGATGAGCACCGTCCACGCCAACAATGCTCAGGACGCGCTGTTGCGCCTGGAGACGTTAGTGGGCCTGACCGGGCGTCAAATCGCCGAGCGCACGCTACGGCAGATGATTTGCGCGGCACTCGACGTGGTGATTCAACTGACGCGCCTGCCCGATGGCCGACGCTGCGTCAGCGAGGTGGTGGAAGTGGTGGGGATCCGCGAGGACATCTACGTCACCAACACCCTGTTTCGTTTCGACCGACGGACCGGTTTCGGCTTTCTGCGCGAGGCGGTCAACCCCGCTGGCGACAAGCTGCGCCATGAGCTGGCTCTGCCCCTCAACTGA
- a CDS encoding pilus assembly protein, with protein sequence MSQNLSQTFLAITRNSTDLEWLQGALAPLGQVVSAGGGSLDELLALVDVTFASLVFIGLDRDHVVAQSALIEGALAAKPMLAIVALGDGMDNQLVLNAMRAGARDFVAYGSRASEVSGLVRRLSKRLPPVATTTQMGGLTVLFGTQSNADGALLAGHLALVIQKSGQHTLLLDLGLPRGDSLALLGLESSFHFGDALRHLRRLDATLIDSAFTSAEAGLRILAYANNDEPLERTSAAELYMLLSALRQHFQHIVVNLTGQPDSEALRTFVSHCDKLLWYTDQSVLDCRRNLTVLNLWREKGMKLEHAQLLVDRYLRHSAPDADTLGKTFGLEVIAVLAYSPEVRLNAKNQGVTLFDLAPREVLTQSLRTLGERLAKHSETLATPKISWLNRLRGHK encoded by the coding sequence ATGAGCCAGAACCTGAGCCAGACGTTCCTTGCGATTACTCGCAACAGCACTGACCTTGAATGGTTGCAAGGCGCACTGGCGCCCTTGGGCCAAGTGGTCAGCGCCGGTGGCGGCAGCCTCGATGAACTGCTCGCGCTGGTCGACGTGACCTTCGCCAGCCTGGTGTTCATCGGCCTCGACCGCGACCATGTAGTGGCCCAGAGCGCGTTGATCGAAGGCGCGCTGGCAGCCAAACCGATGCTGGCCATCGTCGCGCTGGGCGACGGCATGGACAATCAGCTGGTGCTCAATGCCATGCGCGCCGGGGCCCGGGATTTTGTTGCCTACGGCTCACGCGCCAGCGAAGTTTCGGGCCTGGTACGACGCCTGAGCAAACGTCTGCCGCCTGTCGCAACCACTACCCAAATGGGTGGCCTGACAGTGCTCTTCGGCACCCAAAGCAACGCCGACGGCGCTCTGCTCGCCGGACACCTGGCCCTGGTGATCCAGAAGAGTGGCCAGCACACCTTGCTGCTCGACCTCGGCCTGCCCCGTGGTGACAGCCTGGCGTTGTTAGGCCTGGAGAGCTCGTTCCATTTTGGTGATGCATTGCGGCATCTGCGGCGCCTTGATGCGACGCTGATCGACAGCGCCTTCACCAGCGCCGAAGCCGGATTGCGAATCCTCGCCTACGCCAACAATGACGAACCGCTGGAGCGCACCAGCGCCGCCGAGCTGTACATGTTGCTCAGCGCCTTGCGACAACACTTTCAACACATCGTGGTGAACCTCACCGGCCAACCTGACAGCGAAGCCCTGCGCACCTTCGTCAGCCATTGCGACAAATTACTGTGGTACACCGACCAGAGCGTGCTCGACTGCCGACGCAACCTCACGGTGCTCAACCTGTGGCGCGAAAAAGGCATGAAGCTTGAGCACGCCCAACTGCTGGTCGACCGTTACCTGCGCCACTCCGCCCCGGACGCCGACACCCTGGGCAAAACCTTTGGCCTCGAAGTCATCGCCGTCCTGGCCTACAGCCCAGAGGTTCGGCTCAACGCCAAAAACCAGGGCGTAACCCTGTTTGACCTGGCTCCCCGCGAGGTCCTGACCCAAAGCTTGCGCACCTTGGGCGAACGTCTGGCCAAGCACTCTGAAACGCTGGCAACCCCCAAAATCAGTTGGCTGAATCGCTTGCGAGGCCACAAATGA
- the cpaB gene encoding Flp pilus assembly protein CpaB: MNSRVTMGLAGLLLVAAVIVGYWGLVLSRQPLATEPVTPPVTVALEKTVASAEDQTRQAVVVLVHDVLPFTPLTAADLTLEKLRSAPGGSLNSLDQAVGRTPWRRLSAGTWLSNESFEAGGALARMIHSDERALAVAVDEVIGAAGQLIPGDYVDVLLFLRQDAINTQHSAQIVIPAMRVLGVGEQFGLTNEGKPASPTASTDEKLKQDQRRIAARSVVLAVPEQLLSRMMLATQVGTLRLAVRSSEEQLLAKYWAGESDSSTRLSSANSQLFQFNQLAQGIAPKTIVHTRTVEVSRRGIEVIRGNQVTQQTP; encoded by the coding sequence ATGAACAGCCGCGTCACTATGGGTCTGGCTGGACTACTGTTAGTCGCAGCCGTCATTGTCGGGTACTGGGGGTTGGTGCTGAGCCGGCAACCGCTAGCAACCGAACCCGTCACCCCCCCTGTCACCGTTGCGCTGGAAAAAACCGTTGCTAGCGCCGAAGACCAGACGCGCCAGGCCGTCGTTGTGCTGGTGCATGATGTCCTGCCGTTTACCCCCCTCACCGCCGCCGACCTGACCCTGGAAAAACTCCGCAGCGCCCCCGGCGGCAGCTTGAACAGCCTGGACCAGGCCGTTGGCCGCACACCCTGGCGGCGCCTGAGCGCGGGCACTTGGCTAAGCAACGAGAGTTTCGAGGCCGGCGGCGCGCTGGCACGAATGATCCACAGCGATGAACGCGCGCTGGCGGTGGCGGTAGACGAAGTCATTGGCGCTGCCGGACAACTGATCCCGGGGGATTACGTCGACGTGCTGTTGTTCTTGCGTCAGGACGCCATCAATACGCAGCACTCGGCGCAAATCGTCATTCCGGCCATGCGAGTACTCGGCGTTGGCGAACAATTTGGCTTGACCAACGAAGGCAAACCCGCCTCCCCCACCGCCAGCACCGACGAAAAACTCAAACAGGATCAACGCCGCATCGCGGCCCGCAGCGTCGTGCTGGCGGTACCCGAACAGCTTCTCAGCCGAATGATGCTGGCGACTCAGGTCGGCACCTTGCGCCTGGCCGTACGCAGCAGCGAAGAACAGCTCCTGGCCAAATACTGGGCCGGTGAAAGCGACTCATCCACCCGCCTGAGTAGCGCCAACAGTCAGCTATTCCAGTTCAATCAACTGGCCCAGGGCATTGCACCGAAAACCATCGTCCACACCCGCACGGTAGAGGTGTCGCGGCGCGGCATCGAGGTCATACGCGGCAATCAGGTCACCCAACAAACCCCTTGA
- a CDS encoding Flp family type IVb pilin → MFLKFVRYLYIRLQLFMTRTEGASAIEYALIVAMVALIVVAFIPNMGKSVHDTFNKVITALGGTVVA, encoded by the coding sequence ATGTTCCTTAAATTCGTGCGGTATCTGTATATCCGCCTCCAGTTGTTCATGACCAGGACCGAGGGCGCTTCAGCCATTGAATATGCGTTGATTGTCGCGATGGTGGCGTTGATCGTCGTAGCCTTTATCCCAAATATGGGCAAGTCGGTTCATGACACTTTCAACAAAGTCATTACTGCACTGGGGGGGACGGTTGTGGCCTGA
- a CDS encoding response regulator: MNASSTARQQLLLVDDEEDALLELAELLEGEGFCCYTATSVKLALQHLTRHPDIALVITDLCMPEESGMSLIRRLREHTSRQHLPVIVTSGHADMDDVSDMLRLQVLDLFRKPIYHVRLLETLDNLFPQSKMHRVSP; the protein is encoded by the coding sequence ATGAACGCTTCTTCAACTGCGCGCCAACAGTTGCTTTTGGTGGACGACGAAGAAGACGCCCTGTTGGAACTTGCGGAATTGCTGGAGGGCGAGGGCTTTTGTTGCTACACCGCAACCTCGGTCAAACTCGCGTTGCAGCATCTGACTCGTCACCCCGATATCGCGTTGGTCATCACCGATCTGTGCATGCCCGAAGAAAGTGGCATGTCATTGATCCGCCGTTTGCGTGAACACACATCCCGACAGCACTTGCCGGTGATCGTGACCTCCGGCCATGCCGACATGGACGACGTCAGCGACATGCTGCGCTTGCAGGTGCTGGACCTGTTTCGCAAACCGATCTATCACGTTCGCCTTCTGGAGACCCTGGACAACCTGTTCCCGCAATCGAAGATGCACCGTGTCAGTCCTTAG
- a CDS encoding Flp family type IVb pilin has translation MFLHFVQYLSIRFQLFMSRTEGASAIEYALIVAMVALVVVSFIAPLGDSVKATFNKVVGALGGVQVT, from the coding sequence ATGTTCCTTCATTTTGTGCAGTATCTGTCCATTCGATTCCAGCTGTTCATGAGCCGGACCGAGGGTGCTTCGGCGATTGAGTACGCGCTGATCGTTGCGATGGTGGCCCTGGTAGTTGTTTCCTTTATCGCGCCGCTAGGGGATTCGGTGAAAGCCACCTTCAACAAGGTCGTCGGTGCATTGGGCGGCGTGCAGGTCACTTGA
- a CDS encoding autotransporter outer membrane beta-barrel domain-containing protein — protein MNTSCLRRSLLALSVAAAAIHTPVIAAPLNLINDGSIKVYGDGAFGIKDQGSVVTNNVLNSGDIAVSGMNATGMALIGTRIGNVVINQGTITATGANAEALRLDGASFALTSRDTLSSINNTGLISGERFGIHIRNQVNTYPLLSISQSRGSIEGGDAAIQVDDGNAYFYWNGGNVKGNLMGLSGVLINGDVNFDGSTIKAGYITVEKGELTLQQAHTTIIGEFDMEEPSSVLHMFLGNDTNPNLPVLKVTGLADIGPGARLELKARSEDFRTANGGTRYTLISSGKLEGGENLTVSSSSALLEVKSYGVEGNDVKALVDAKGEAVVGQNVLNAGGSSNAASAAARVSNGLMTKLDEHDPVFQAFANASSDAELAKLAEKLTPDVSGGATQAAVSGQSLINSVINTRSSSARSGLSSGDVLAEKGVWLQALNSDADQGSRGGVAGYSANSQGIAVGADGQLNADTTLGIAYSYLNSNVTSDAGSKTDVIGNALTLYGNWTHDNFFVDTSLTYGWNTNESKRYIAGTRAKGDYDSDIFGVNALAGYTLRFNQQVVLEPQIGARYANVAIDAYREKGSSAALNVGSQRYEVGEMGLGARLAAAFDVGAGSLQPEAKAMAWHDFIGDQANATSTFVLGGTPFTTSGAKPARDSYELGLGATYRIGAWSVGGSYDYLTKADFNADTFTAKVRYDF, from the coding sequence TTGAACACCTCTTGCCTGCGCCGCTCGTTGTTGGCGCTTTCCGTGGCTGCTGCCGCGATTCATACCCCTGTTATTGCCGCACCTTTGAACCTGATCAACGACGGCTCGATCAAGGTCTATGGTGACGGGGCTTTTGGCATCAAGGATCAGGGCAGCGTTGTCACCAACAACGTCCTGAATTCGGGCGATATCGCTGTCAGCGGAATGAACGCGACCGGGATGGCACTGATCGGTACCCGCATAGGTAACGTTGTGATCAACCAAGGCACGATCACCGCCACGGGCGCCAACGCTGAAGCGTTGCGACTGGATGGCGCTTCGTTCGCGCTTACGTCCAGAGACACCTTGTCGAGCATTAACAACACCGGCCTTATCTCCGGCGAAAGGTTTGGCATCCATATTCGTAACCAGGTGAATACCTATCCTCTCCTGTCGATCAGCCAATCCCGTGGCTCGATCGAAGGCGGTGACGCAGCCATTCAGGTCGACGACGGAAACGCCTATTTTTACTGGAATGGCGGTAACGTCAAAGGCAACCTGATGGGCCTTTCCGGCGTGTTGATCAATGGTGATGTGAACTTCGACGGTTCGACCATCAAGGCTGGCTACATCACGGTGGAAAAGGGCGAGCTGACGCTACAGCAGGCCCACACCACGATCATCGGCGAATTTGACATGGAAGAGCCGAGTTCGGTGTTGCATATGTTCCTGGGCAACGACACCAACCCCAATCTTCCGGTGCTCAAGGTCACCGGCCTGGCGGATATCGGCCCAGGTGCTCGTCTTGAGTTGAAGGCGCGCTCCGAAGACTTCCGTACGGCTAATGGCGGTACCCGTTATACCTTGATCAGCTCCGGCAAGCTGGAAGGCGGCGAAAACCTGACGGTTTCGTCTTCTTCGGCGTTGCTGGAAGTGAAGAGCTACGGCGTCGAGGGCAACGACGTGAAGGCATTGGTCGATGCCAAGGGTGAGGCCGTCGTGGGGCAAAACGTTCTGAATGCCGGTGGTTCCTCGAACGCCGCCAGTGCGGCAGCGCGTGTCTCGAATGGCTTGATGACCAAGCTGGATGAACATGATCCAGTGTTCCAGGCCTTCGCCAACGCCAGCAGCGACGCCGAACTGGCCAAACTGGCTGAAAAGCTCACTCCTGACGTCAGCGGCGGTGCGACCCAAGCTGCCGTCAGCGGACAGTCGTTGATCAACAGTGTGATCAACACGCGCTCCAGCAGTGCCCGCAGCGGTTTGTCCTCGGGTGATGTGTTGGCCGAAAAAGGCGTGTGGCTGCAAGCCTTGAACAGCGATGCCGATCAAGGTTCGCGCGGCGGTGTCGCCGGTTATAGCGCCAACAGCCAGGGTATCGCCGTGGGCGCTGATGGTCAGTTGAATGCCGACACCACGCTGGGTATCGCTTACAGCTACCTGAACAGCAACGTGACGTCCGACGCCGGGAGCAAGACCGATGTGATCGGTAACGCGCTGACGCTGTACGGCAACTGGACTCACGACAATTTCTTTGTCGACACCTCGCTGACCTATGGCTGGAATACCAACGAGTCCAAACGCTACATCGCCGGCACCCGTGCCAAAGGCGATTACGACAGTGATATCTTCGGCGTGAACGCGTTGGCCGGTTACACCTTGCGCTTCAATCAGCAGGTAGTGCTGGAGCCGCAGATCGGTGCGCGCTATGCCAACGTGGCGATCGATGCGTACCGCGAGAAGGGCAGTTCGGCCGCGTTGAACGTCGGCAGCCAGCGTTATGAAGTGGGTGAGATGGGCCTCGGTGCACGCCTGGCCGCGGCCTTCGATGTCGGCGCCGGCAGCCTCCAACCCGAAGCCAAGGCCATGGCGTGGCACGACTTCATCGGTGACCAGGCCAACGCGACCTCGACCTTTGTGCTCGGCGGCACACCGTTCACCACCAGCGGTGCGAAACCTGCGCGTGACAGTTATGAGCTGGGTCTGGGCGCCACCTACCGGATCGGGGCGTGGAGCGTGGGCGGTTCGTATGATTACCTGACCAAAGCCGACTTCAATGCAGACACCTTCACCGCCAAGGTTCGCTACGACTTCTGA